From Nicotiana tabacum cultivar K326 chromosome 22, ASM71507v2, whole genome shotgun sequence, one genomic window encodes:
- the LOC107828503 gene encoding transcription factor MYB78, which yields MDHHHVKVGLSRGGNYNKNNNHQQQHEEDMDLRRGPWTAEEDFTLINYIAKHGEGRWNSLARCAGLKRTGKSCRLRWLNYLRPDVRRGNITLEEQLVILELHSRWGNRWSKIAQHLPGRTDNEIKNYWRTRVQKHAKQLKCDVNSKQFKDTMRYLWMPTLVERIQAAATTNSNQVTINPNNNNAVNKPRMSENYSISSAASSENSFGTPVSDLTDCCYNYPPVITNNQQDYFYQTTQLRESLTIPTGLEFHTAMDQQNMSQWMDGGNFSDNLWNIEDMWFIQ from the exons ATGGATCATCACCATGTTAAAGTCGGTTTGAGCCGTGGGggtaattataataaaaataacaaccaTCAACAACAGCATGAAGAAGACATGGACCTCCGACGAGGTCCATGGACTGCCGAAGAAGACTTCACCCTCATCAACTACATAGCTAAACATGGTGAAGGTCGCTGGAATTCTCTCGCCCGCTGTGCTG GTTTAAAGCGAACTGGGAAAAGTTGCAGATTGAGATGGCTAAATTATCTCCGCCCGGATGTTCGACGTGGAAACATCACTCTTGAAGAACAACTTGTGATTCTTGAGCTGCATTCTCGTTGGGGCAATCG GTGGTCAAAAATTGCTCAGCATTTGCCAGGAAGAACTGACAACGAAATCAAGAATTACTGGAGAACCCGAGTGCAAAAGCATGCCAAACAACTGAAATGCGACGTCAACAGCAAGCAATTTAAGGATACCATGCGTTATCTATGGATGCCAACGCTAGTTGAGAGAATTCAAGCAGCTGCCACCACAAACTCCAATCAAGTGACAATTAATCCAAACAATAACAACGCTGTTAATAAGCCAAGAATGAGTGAAAATTATTCAATTAGCTCGGCAGCTTCATCAGAAAACTCATTTGGGACGCCTGTTTCTGACCTCACTGATTGTTGCTACAATTATCCCCCAGTTATAACTAACAATCAGCAAGATTATTTTTATCAAACTACTCAACTCAGAGAATCTTTAACCATCCCCACGGGTCTAGAATTCCATACTGCAATGGATCAGCAAAACATGAGTCAATGGATGGACGGTGGGAATTTCTCTGACAATTTGTGGAACATTGAGGATATGTGGTTCATACAGTAG